CATGGACTTGTTCAAGTTTTCAGTACGTAATTGAACCAACGCAAAAGGACGTTCGCCTGTGCGCGGGTCTGTAAAACCTACCGGTTTGAAAGAACCGAAAGCAAGAGTCATTTCGCCGCGTTCTGCAAGCGCTTCAATCGGCATGCAGCCTTCAAAATGTATTTCTTTTTCGAAATCTTTTGTCGGGGCTTTTTCGCCTGCAATAAGTGCTTCGCGAAGCGCATGATACTCTTCTTCGTTTAATGCGCAGTTGAGATAGTCATCATCATCCGGATTGTAGCGGGAACCCCAGAAGGCAATATCCATATTAATGGAATCCGCTGCGATGATTGGAGCAATTGCATCATAGAAGTACAGATGTGTTGCATCAACGGCTTTTGCAAGGGATTCACTGAGTGCGTCACTGGCCAGTGGCCCTGCAGCAAGGACAACTGCATCGAAATCTGCAAGTTCTTCAGCTTCAAGGGATGTAATTTCTTTATGTACGAGGGTGATATTTTCATCCTCGTTGATTGCTTTGGTGATGTAGTCACTAAACAGTTCACGGTTTACAGCCAACGCTTTACCGGCAGGAACATGCGTAGCTTCTGCTGCTTCGAGCACAAGGCTGTCGAGTTCACGCATCTCCTGTTTCAGAACGCCTACAGCAGCGTCTGGCTGGTCGGAGCGGAAGGAGTTGGAACAAACAAGTTCTGCAAGTCCTTCATAGCTATGTGCAGGAGAGTATTTCTCCGGTTTCATTTCAAATATAGTAACAGCGACTCCGGCTCGGGAAAGCTTGCGGGCACATTCACAGCCGGCAAGACCACCGCCGATAATAGCAATATTGGATAGTTCTGACACAGAAGCCTCCTATGGGAATGTGCGTCAAATAGACCATTGGCTTCACTTTAGCAACTGT
This sequence is a window from Halodesulfovibrio aestuarii DSM 17919 = ATCC 29578. Protein-coding genes within it:
- the trmFO gene encoding methylenetetrahydrofolate--tRNA-(uracil(54)-C(5))-methyltransferase (FADH(2)-oxidizing) TrmFO, coding for MSELSNIAIIGGGLAGCECARKLSRAGVAVTIFEMKPEKYSPAHSYEGLAELVCSNSFRSDQPDAAVGVLKQEMRELDSLVLEAAEATHVPAGKALAVNRELFSDYITKAINEDENITLVHKEITSLEAEELADFDAVVLAAGPLASDALSESLAKAVDATHLYFYDAIAPIIAADSINMDIAFWGSRYNPDDDDYLNCALNEEEYHALREALIAGEKAPTKDFEKEIHFEGCMPIEALAERGEMTLAFGSFKPVGFTDPRTGERPFALVQLRTENLNKSMFNLVGCQTKLKYKEQDRIFRMIPGLENAEFIRYGSVHRNTYVNAPKTLTNELALKTHPKIYLAGQITGVEGYVESAACGLWVGTLLAAKAKQLPLAEPPAESCLGGLLTHLRTEQKNFQPANVQFGLTPALNRKARKKDRKALYAQRAREAFTAWFEEQKKTLEDCCL